The Microlunatus soli genome contains the following window.
CTGGTGATGGACTACTGGTGCGTCACGCAGGTGATGCTGCCGGAGCTCAGCGCCTACTACCGGCAGCACCTCGGTGGACCGGCGGTCGACCTCGATCCGCCGCACGGCTACCGCAGCGCGATCCTGCGGGAGGCAACCTGGCGAGCGTCACCGGAGGCACGCGCACAACGCCGCTACTGGCGTGAGCGGCTGGACCGGATGGCGACGCCGGCGCTGAGCACCGACCGTCCGCGGCCGGAGGTCAGTGAGTTCACCGGTGCGACCGTCGGCCGCCGGCTGGCGGCCGACGTCCGGGACTCCGTTGCCGGCTATGCCCGAGACCATCGGACGACCTCGTTCGCGGTGCTGAGTGCGGTCACCGCGGCGACGCTGAACCGGCGGGCCGATGGTGCTGAGACCGTCCTGATGTGTCCGGTCGAGAACAGGCGACAGATCGTCGATACCCGCGTGATGGGCACCTTTGTCAATCTGATCGCTCTGCGGTACACGTTCGCCGATGATCTGTCGCTGGCAGGGCTCGTTCAGCAGAGCCGATCGGTGGTCCGCGGCGGGTATGCCAATCAGTCGGTGCCGATCGCCGAGGCGCTGGGTTCGGTCGGGCTGGAGAACGTGATCAGCAGTGGGCAGGGCCAATACTGCGTACTGAATGTGTTCGCCGCCGATACCGGGCTGCAGCTCGACGGCTGCACCATCGAGCCCGGAACGGTGGTGCCGCATCCGTCCGCCGGTACGGATCTCGAACTGTCGGTGACCGAATCCGCTGCCGGGCTGGCACTGGACCTGAAGTACCGGCCGTCCTTGTGGAACGCATCGTCGATGGAGGCGTTGCTGGACGATCTGGAGCAGATTCTGCGGGCGCTGATCGACGACGACTCCCAGCTCGTCCACGGGGCGATCGATCGCTCCGGCAAAGACCTGCTGGATCCACGATGACCGTCCTGGCGCCGATCCGGCGGACCTCCCGTTCGGTTACCGACTGCCCGAACGGGGTCGGCCACGGCGTGGGAATCGCTCACCTCGGCGAGATCCTGCAGGGGCGATTCGATGATGACGGCCGGCTCACCCACGGCACCGTCACGTTGCCGTATCCGCGAAAGTCCTCGACCGCTCGTTTCCGGGCGCACGCCGAGGAGGCCCTGGTCGTCGTACCCCATTGGCGGAGCAAGGCACGGCGGGCTGCCGGGGAGAGCCTGCGTTCCCTCGGCGTGACGGCCGGAGGCGTACTCGAGGTATCGACCACCATCCCGACCGGCCGCGGATGCGGGTCATCCACCGCCGACGTGGTGGCCAGCATCCGCGCCGTGGCAGACAGCTTCGGCACCACCCTCTCCGCCGCCCGGACGGCTCAGCTGGCCGTTCGCGCCGAAGGCGCCTCCGACGCGATCATGTTCGGCGACCGGGTGGTGTTGTTCGCCAGTCGCGACGGTCACGTGATCGAGGACCTCGTCCTCGCGGTGCCGCGGCTGGAGGTGCTGGCCGTCGACCTGGACGTCTCGGGAGTCGACACCCTGGCAGTACCCAGCCCGGTCTACGGCAGGCTCGAGCTGAGCACCTTCGGGGCGCTCCGCGGCCTGCTCCGGCGGGCACTGATCGATCGTTCGGCGACCCTGCTCGCACGCGT
Protein-coding sequences here:
- a CDS encoding GHMP family kinase ATP-binding protein encodes the protein MTVLAPIRRTSRSVTDCPNGVGHGVGIAHLGEILQGRFDDDGRLTHGTVTLPYPRKSSTARFRAHAEEALVVVPHWRSKARRAAGESLRSLGVTAGGVLEVSTTIPTGRGCGSSTADVVASIRAVADSFGTTLSAARTAQLAVRAEGASDAIMFGDRVVLFASRDGHVIEDLVLAVPRLEVLAVDLDVSGVDTLAVPSPVYGRLELSTFGALRGLLRRALIDRSATLLARVASVSAEINQRHLPNPLYDLMVDVQRRVGAIGVQVAHTGTVMSLLFDPTDPDTVLREAMAIRLLDAAGIHRHWHYQVGS